A window of Theropithecus gelada isolate Dixy chromosome 14, Tgel_1.0, whole genome shotgun sequence contains these coding sequences:
- the OMP gene encoding olfactory marker protein has protein sequence MAEDRPQQPQLDMPLVLDHDLTRQMRLRVESLKQRGEKRQDGEKLLRPVESVYRLDFTQQQRLQFERWHVVLDKPGKVTITGTSQNWTPDLTNLMTRQLLDPTAIFWRKEDSDAMDWNEADALEFGERLSDLAKIRKVMYFLITFGEGMEPTNLKASVVFNQL, from the coding sequence ATGGCGGAGGACAGGCCGCAGCAGCCACAACTGGACATGCCACTGGTCCTGGACCATGACCTGACCAGGCAGATGCGGCTACGCGTGGAGAGCCTGAAGCAGCGTGGGGAGAAGCGCCAGGACGGGGAGAAGCTGCTGCGGCCAGTGGAGTCCGTGTACCGCCTCGACTTCACCCAGCAGCAGCGGCTACAATTTGAGCGCTGGCATGTCGTGCTGGACAAACCAGGCAAGGTCACCATCACAGGCACCTCGCAGAATTGGACGCCTGACCTCACCAACCTCATGACGCGCCAGCTGCTGGACCCCACTGCCATCTTCTGGCGCAAGGAGGACTCGGATGCCATGGATTGGAACGAGGCCGACGCCCTGGAGTTTGGGGAGCGCCTGTCGGACCTGGCCAAGATCCGCAAGGTTATGTACTTCCTCATCACCTTTGGCGAGGGTATGGAACCCACTAACCTCAAGGCCTCCGTGGTTTTTAACCAGCTCTGA